A genomic stretch from Corynebacterium terpenotabidum Y-11 includes:
- a CDS encoding acyltransferase family protein, with protein sequence MAQKTPPVIVLSAPVSAPPAPRWTTPATSGDPVESKPGPTPTPTTDDATTDVVTPAATAAPVASPSASSAAEGAVEDEASEQYAQDEVTEKIAVAAPVGPPPAPGTAAAAAAVVPDQDVADGAVDADADDVNDADATDDTTDAVNDAAADGETTTAPAIEHAPSSTWPVQKATPTAWPAAPAAPTAVGTATATTDDTSTDDEFASQAELPTEPPRPTALKPGRIRRVLGLDGLRGIAVLAVVIYHFFGDVLPGGFLGVDIFFVLSGFLITALLVREVGATGRISLKEFWRRRARRIIPASVTVLVVATAVAGFVGGDVQVGLVPQFLGSLFFANNWVQIAQSHSYFAGTTPQIFMHYWSLAIEEQFYVLWPLIFLGLLWLGQRLVSRSADPDARPDRVFRLPAVAATIMGLASLAAMIKLYNPDEDPSRVYFGTDTHAFGLLAGVVLALLVTTSSTRAADSWPLLSTTGASGVATRKTKFTAFAAWTLGSVAFLSLIAMLVLLPDTSPKTYRGGLFLASLLTLVLIMTALRDAGPVAWLLRWRPLRYVGERSFSLYLWHWPVILFLQAIFNEPGDEKPVWLLGGIAVVISLALSEASYRWVENPLRRQGYRRVVQAMGSAKLLIVPIAILVIAMFAGAALGGSPAKSELERQLDEIADLQNSTPPPPEATGPVGLPKGSEITGIGDSVMLASTNALLQRFPGMTIDAEVSRHYSGGEDTMQAMVNNGTMGKYVVLGFGTNGQAFEGELDRIRNILGPDRIMILVVPFGYVDGIQEAADQVIAYAAKNPNVYLAPWCQAALSHPEHLIGDGVHPDEQGQVLYTDAVEDALRQAVTGKQDTSISCKM encoded by the coding sequence ATGGCTCAGAAAACTCCGCCTGTTATCGTCCTGTCCGCCCCGGTCAGCGCCCCTCCGGCACCCAGGTGGACCACTCCAGCGACCTCCGGCGACCCTGTCGAGTCCAAGCCTGGGCCGACGCCGACGCCGACCACTGATGACGCAACCACCGACGTGGTCACTCCCGCAGCTACCGCAGCTCCCGTGGCGTCCCCGTCTGCCTCGTCGGCAGCTGAAGGAGCGGTCGAGGACGAGGCGTCGGAGCAGTACGCTCAGGATGAGGTCACCGAGAAGATCGCCGTCGCGGCACCTGTGGGCCCTCCGCCGGCTCCGGGTACAGCGGCTGCAGCGGCTGCCGTGGTTCCGGACCAGGACGTCGCGGATGGCGCGGTGGATGCTGACGCGGATGACGTGAATGACGCTGACGCCACTGACGACACCACTGACGCCGTGAATGACGCCGCCGCCGACGGGGAAACCACCACCGCCCCGGCGATCGAGCATGCCCCGTCTTCGACGTGGCCCGTACAGAAGGCCACGCCCACCGCCTGGCCCGCAGCCCCTGCCGCGCCCACCGCCGTCGGCACCGCCACAGCAACCACCGACGACACGTCCACCGACGATGAGTTCGCCTCCCAGGCCGAGCTTCCGACCGAACCTCCCCGACCCACCGCGTTGAAGCCGGGCCGCATCCGGCGCGTGCTCGGACTCGACGGCCTGCGCGGCATCGCCGTCCTCGCCGTCGTCATCTACCACTTCTTCGGCGATGTCCTCCCCGGCGGCTTCCTCGGCGTCGACATCTTCTTCGTCCTCTCCGGCTTCCTCATCACCGCCCTGCTCGTCCGCGAGGTCGGCGCGACCGGCCGGATCAGCCTCAAGGAATTCTGGCGCAGGCGGGCCCGGCGCATCATCCCGGCGTCCGTCACCGTCCTCGTCGTCGCCACTGCCGTCGCCGGCTTCGTCGGTGGGGACGTGCAGGTCGGACTGGTACCGCAGTTCCTCGGCTCCCTGTTCTTCGCCAACAACTGGGTACAGATCGCCCAGTCGCACAGCTACTTCGCCGGCACCACCCCGCAGATCTTCATGCACTACTGGTCGCTGGCGATCGAGGAACAGTTCTACGTCCTCTGGCCCCTGATCTTCCTCGGCCTGCTGTGGCTGGGACAACGACTCGTGTCCCGGTCCGCTGACCCGGACGCGCGACCGGACCGCGTTTTCCGGCTACCCGCCGTCGCCGCGACCATCATGGGTCTCGCCTCCCTGGCCGCGATGATCAAGCTGTACAACCCGGACGAGGATCCGAGCCGGGTCTACTTCGGCACGGACACCCACGCCTTCGGCCTGCTCGCCGGTGTGGTCCTCGCCCTGCTGGTCACCACGTCGTCGACCAGGGCCGCCGACTCCTGGCCGCTGCTGTCGACCACCGGGGCGTCCGGTGTCGCCACCCGGAAGACCAAGTTCACCGCCTTCGCCGCATGGACGCTCGGTTCCGTGGCCTTCCTCAGCCTCATCGCCATGCTCGTCCTGCTGCCGGACACCTCGCCGAAGACCTACCGCGGCGGCCTGTTCCTGGCCTCCCTGCTGACCCTCGTGCTGATCATGACGGCGCTGCGGGACGCCGGTCCGGTCGCCTGGCTGCTGCGGTGGCGTCCGCTGCGCTATGTCGGCGAGCGTTCCTTCAGCCTCTACCTGTGGCACTGGCCGGTCATCCTCTTCCTCCAGGCGATCTTCAACGAGCCGGGCGACGAGAAGCCGGTCTGGCTGCTCGGCGGTATCGCCGTGGTCATCAGCCTGGCGCTGTCCGAGGCGTCCTACCGGTGGGTGGAGAACCCGCTGCGACGGCAGGGCTACCGGCGTGTGGTCCAGGCGATGGGGTCGGCGAAGCTGCTGATCGTGCCGATCGCCATCCTCGTCATCGCCATGTTCGCCGGTGCGGCGCTGGGCGGTAGCCCGGCGAAGTCGGAACTGGAACGCCAGCTCGACGAGATCGCAGACCTGCAGAATTCCACGCCCCCGCCGCCGGAGGCCACCGGCCCGGTCGGTCTGCCGAAGGGCTCGGAAATCACCGGTATCGGTGATTCGGTGATGCTGGCATCCACCAACGCGCTGCTGCAGCGCTTCCCGGGCATGACGATCGACGCGGAGGTGTCCCGCCACTACTCCGGTGGTGAGGACACGATGCAGGCGATGGTCAACAACGGCACGATGGGCAAGTACGTGGTCCTGGGCTTCGGCACCAACGGCCAGGCATTCGAGGGTGAGCTGGACAGGATCCGGAACATCCTCGGGCCGGACCGGATCATGATCCTTGTCGTGCCCTTCGGCTACGTCGACGGAATTCAGGAGGCCGCCGACCAGGTCATCGCGTATGCGGCGAAGAATCCGAATGTGTACCTCGCGCCCTGGTGCCAGGCAGCGCTGTCGCACCCGGAGCATCTCATCGGTGACGGGGTGCACCCCGATGAACAGGGCCAGGTGCTCTACACCGATGCGGTGGAGGACGCCCTGCGCCAGGCCGTCACCGGCAAGCAGGACACCTCGATCAGCTGCAAGATGTAG
- a CDS encoding NADPH-dependent FMN reductase — protein MTRIGIIAGSNRPGALNPQIVAWVKAQLDAAGVDNAVVDYNDYNLPILDEEIPGGAHAYANEHTKAWGAAVEPFDGYIVVTPEYNHGVPGPLKNAIDYIGSEFANKPIAFASYGADKGVRAIEQWRLIFANFRAATVRATASFSLFTDFADGAFVPQETSAGTFGALLTDLLAWAEGFAVVREKLAQ, from the coding sequence ATGACACGTATCGGAATCATCGCAGGATCCAACCGCCCCGGCGCCCTCAACCCCCAGATCGTCGCCTGGGTCAAGGCGCAGCTCGACGCAGCCGGTGTGGACAACGCCGTCGTCGACTACAACGACTACAACCTCCCCATCCTCGACGAGGAGATCCCCGGCGGCGCCCACGCGTACGCCAACGAGCACACCAAAGCCTGGGGTGCTGCCGTCGAGCCCTTCGACGGCTACATCGTCGTCACCCCGGAGTACAACCACGGTGTGCCTGGCCCCCTGAAGAACGCCATCGACTACATCGGCTCCGAGTTCGCCAACAAGCCGATCGCCTTCGCCTCCTACGGGGCGGACAAGGGTGTGCGCGCCATCGAGCAGTGGCGTCTCATCTTCGCGAACTTCCGGGCGGCGACGGTGCGCGCCACGGCGTCCTTCTCCCTGTTCACTGATTTCGCGGACGGGGCGTTCGTCCCGCAGGAGACCTCCGCCGGAACCTTCGGCGCCCTGCTCACCGATCTGCTCGCCTGGGCCGAGGGCTTCGCCGTGGTCCGGGAGAAGCTGGCACAGTAG
- a CDS encoding ABC transporter permease, whose translation MSATGTMRRVSLRNLAGHKVRLILTVLAVVLGTAFISGALMFTASLQKTFDTLTESTTEGIDVVVTADQTTGRPLPLALGDTLAAVDGVDRVAISTETTVVVAHDGSTLQTGGAPSFVAPWYPETDQVGPASTIVEGDAPVGDGQVALNTSTAEEHDIAVGDTLTVVDAGGVHDVTVSGHYAIDIDGGGFIGLLMEKDAYLATFTDGSTTDSFSLAASPGVTQDQLADTVRAALADAGVTGVDVQTGQQSADEQADAIDDALSFVNYFLLAFGLVALVVGTFIIANTFSMIVAQRTREFALLRSLGASARQLTASVVGEAVIVGLIGSLLGVAAGIGLTKLIYAAIGSTGAGLPDTGLEITVSSVALPLVLGVIVTVISAWAPARRAGTVRPVEAMRSGDLSSASSLRGRTVTGLVLLAIGVVAAVGGVLLDSMGTGPRAALVGVGALGVLLGTFLVSPALAVPVVPAIGRILGAPFGAVGRLAATSASRNPRRTATTAYALTLGVALVAVFGMLGASMKASITGFIGDTVKSDLVLYGPSDGSFPIPQEVLDTARGVDGVTGVAGYGLAPVTFGGVASDTAVTGGATGFFDGDPTITGDVTAVDGSVTLDEPGVIADATVAATNGWAVGDELPLTSAVVGTDTRELGTVELLGTYEPNQLLGAQVISWSALEPYVDAGEFGTGLLSRPQLYAAFVDGSVDRDVLADRLADAVDPYIVVQVLTPEEFAGQQAVFVDQMLNVLYALLALAVIVAVLGIVNTLALNVIERRQEIGMLRAVGTSRRQVRRMITLEAVQISIYGAVTGVLVGLGLGWAFLTVLADEGLDTIDVPWGQVIGMLLASGVIGVIAAIWPSVRAARTPPLEAIAD comes from the coding sequence ATGTCTGCGACAGGCACCATGCGCCGGGTCTCCCTGCGCAACCTCGCCGGCCACAAGGTCCGCCTCATCCTCACCGTGCTCGCGGTGGTCCTCGGTACCGCGTTCATCTCCGGCGCGTTGATGTTCACCGCGTCCCTGCAGAAGACCTTCGACACCCTCACCGAGTCCACCACGGAGGGCATCGACGTCGTCGTCACCGCCGATCAGACCACCGGTCGTCCCCTCCCGCTCGCCCTCGGCGACACCCTCGCCGCCGTCGACGGTGTCGACCGGGTCGCCATCTCCACCGAGACCACCGTCGTCGTCGCCCATGACGGCTCCACCCTGCAGACCGGTGGCGCCCCCTCGTTCGTCGCACCCTGGTACCCGGAGACCGACCAGGTCGGCCCGGCGTCCACCATCGTCGAGGGGGACGCACCGGTCGGCGACGGACAGGTCGCCCTCAACACCTCCACCGCCGAGGAACACGACATCGCCGTCGGGGACACTCTCACCGTCGTCGACGCCGGCGGTGTCCACGACGTCACCGTCTCCGGCCACTACGCCATCGACATCGACGGCGGTGGCTTCATCGGCCTCCTCATGGAGAAGGACGCCTACCTCGCCACCTTCACCGACGGAAGCACCACCGACAGCTTCTCCCTCGCCGCAAGCCCCGGCGTCACCCAGGACCAGCTCGCCGACACCGTCCGGGCCGCGCTCGCCGACGCCGGGGTCACCGGGGTGGACGTGCAGACCGGCCAGCAGTCCGCCGACGAGCAGGCGGACGCCATCGACGACGCCCTCAGTTTCGTCAACTACTTCCTGCTCGCCTTCGGGCTCGTCGCCCTGGTCGTCGGCACGTTCATCATCGCCAACACCTTCTCCATGATCGTCGCCCAGCGCACCCGCGAATTCGCCCTGCTGCGCTCCCTCGGGGCGTCCGCCAGGCAGCTCACCGCCTCCGTCGTCGGTGAAGCCGTGATCGTCGGCCTCATCGGGTCACTGCTCGGCGTGGCCGCCGGCATCGGACTGACGAAACTCATCTACGCCGCCATCGGCTCCACCGGCGCCGGTCTGCCGGACACCGGCCTGGAGATCACCGTCTCCTCCGTCGCCTTGCCGCTGGTCCTCGGCGTGATCGTCACCGTCATCTCCGCCTGGGCACCGGCCCGCCGCGCCGGGACAGTCCGCCCGGTCGAGGCGATGCGCTCCGGCGACCTGTCCTCGGCCTCCTCCCTGCGCGGACGCACGGTCACCGGCCTCGTCCTGCTGGCCATCGGCGTGGTTGCCGCGGTCGGTGGCGTTCTGCTGGACAGCATGGGCACCGGCCCCCGCGCCGCCCTCGTCGGCGTCGGGGCGCTTGGTGTCCTCCTCGGGACCTTCCTTGTCTCCCCGGCGCTGGCCGTCCCGGTCGTCCCCGCCATCGGACGCATCCTCGGTGCCCCCTTCGGTGCCGTCGGACGCCTCGCCGCGACCAGTGCGTCGCGCAATCCGCGCCGGACCGCCACCACCGCCTACGCCCTGACCCTCGGAGTGGCGCTGGTCGCCGTGTTCGGCATGCTCGGTGCATCGATGAAGGCCTCCATCACCGGCTTCATCGGCGACACCGTGAAATCCGACCTGGTGCTCTACGGCCCGTCCGACGGCTCCTTCCCCATCCCGCAGGAGGTGCTCGACACCGCCCGCGGCGTCGACGGCGTCACCGGTGTCGCCGGCTACGGGCTGGCCCCGGTCACCTTCGGAGGGGTGGCCTCCGACACGGCCGTCACCGGCGGTGCCACCGGATTCTTCGACGGTGACCCGACGATCACCGGTGACGTCACCGCCGTGGACGGTTCCGTCACCCTCGACGAACCCGGCGTCATCGCGGACGCCACCGTCGCCGCCACCAACGGCTGGGCGGTCGGCGACGAGCTGCCACTGACCTCTGCCGTCGTCGGCACCGACACCCGCGAACTCGGCACCGTCGAACTGCTCGGCACCTACGAACCCAACCAGCTCCTCGGCGCCCAGGTCATCTCCTGGTCCGCCCTGGAACCCTACGTGGACGCCGGCGAGTTCGGCACCGGACTGCTCTCCCGTCCCCAGCTCTACGCCGCCTTCGTCGACGGGTCGGTCGACCGGGATGTGCTCGCCGACCGCCTGGCGGACGCTGTCGACCCGTACATCGTCGTCCAGGTGCTCACACCCGAGGAATTCGCCGGCCAGCAGGCGGTCTTCGTCGACCAGATGCTCAACGTGCTCTACGCGCTGCTGGCCCTCGCCGTCATCGTCGCGGTGCTCGGCATCGTCAACACGCTGGCGCTCAACGTCATCGAACGACGCCAGGAGATCGGCATGCTCCGCGCCGTCGGCACCAGCCGACGCCAGGTCCGCCGGATGATCACCCTGGAAGCCGTGCAGATCAGCATCTACGGTGCGGTCACCGGCGTCCTCGTCGGGCTGGGGCTCGGTTGGGCCTTCCTCACGGTGCTCGCCGACGAGGGACTGGACACGATCGACGTGCCGTGGGGCCAGGTCATCGGCATGCTTCTCGCGTCCGGCGTCATCGGTGTGATCGCGGCGATCTGGCCCTCGGTGCGGGCCGCCCGGACCCCGCCGCTGGAGGCCATCGCGGACTGA
- a CDS encoding ABC transporter ATP-binding protein, translated as MSTPDPAADPATAATAAARADELTKTYGSGDTLITALDHVSISFTAGEFTAIMGPSGSGKSTLMHCMAGLDTPTAGHTYLGTTDLATLNDKALTKVRRDRLGFIFQSFNLVPTLTAAENITLPTDIAGKKVDQAWFDEITGRLGLTDRLTHRPAELSGGQQQRVACARALVSRPEIIVGDEPTGNLDSNSSAEVLDILRTSVDRDDQTVVIVTHDPKAASYADRVVFLADGRIVEELRDPTVESILAVMSRIEEL; from the coding sequence ATGTCGACCCCCGACCCAGCCGCCGACCCGGCCACTGCAGCCACCGCCGCCGCCCGCGCGGATGAGCTCACCAAGACCTACGGCTCCGGCGACACCCTCATCACCGCCCTGGACCACGTCAGCATCTCCTTCACCGCCGGCGAGTTCACCGCCATCATGGGCCCCTCCGGCTCCGGGAAATCCACCCTCATGCACTGCATGGCCGGTCTAGACACCCCCACCGCCGGTCACACCTACCTCGGCACCACGGACCTCGCGACCCTCAACGACAAGGCCCTGACGAAGGTCCGCCGTGACCGCCTCGGCTTCATCTTCCAGTCGTTCAACCTGGTCCCCACCCTCACCGCCGCCGAGAACATCACCCTGCCCACCGACATCGCCGGTAAGAAGGTCGACCAGGCCTGGTTCGACGAGATCACCGGACGCCTCGGCCTCACCGACCGCCTCACCCACCGACCGGCCGAGCTCTCCGGCGGCCAGCAGCAGCGCGTCGCCTGTGCCCGCGCCCTCGTCTCCCGCCCGGAGATCATCGTCGGCGACGAACCGACCGGCAACCTTGACTCGAACTCCAGCGCCGAGGTCCTCGACATCCTCCGCACCTCCGTCGACCGGGACGACCAGACCGTCGTCATCGTCACCCACGACCCCAAGGCCGCGTCCTACGCCGACCGGGTCGTCTTCCTCGCCGACGGCCGCATCGTCGAGGAACTGCGTGACCCCACCGTCGAGTCCATTCTCGCCGTGATGTCCCGTATCGAGGAGCTGTAA
- a CDS encoding GNAT family N-acetyltransferase yields MEPTAANEPANEPATDPATVPITTERLILRTYLPGDETWMHAVYSRPEVTELLLDEPWTRQYTLNRLGDRLMKTDLLGPTGTLALVIEYQGVPVGDVMIWTTTYGNAEMGWVLNPDYGGRGLAAEAVTAVIAHAFARGLHRVVAQMDARNTASAKLARRVGLTQEAHFHSNWWNKGEWTDTLVFATVTG; encoded by the coding sequence ATGGAGCCGACCGCCGCCAACGAGCCCGCCAACGAGCCCGCCACCGACCCCGCCACCGTCCCGATCACCACCGAACGCCTAATCCTGCGCACCTACCTCCCCGGCGACGAGACCTGGATGCACGCCGTCTACTCCCGCCCCGAGGTCACCGAACTGCTCCTCGACGAGCCGTGGACCCGGCAGTACACCCTTAACCGGCTTGGCGACCGGCTCATGAAGACCGACCTTCTCGGCCCCACCGGCACCCTCGCCCTGGTCATCGAGTACCAGGGCGTCCCCGTCGGCGACGTCATGATCTGGACCACCACCTACGGCAATGCCGAGATGGGCTGGGTCCTCAACCCCGACTACGGCGGCCGGGGGCTCGCCGCCGAAGCCGTCACCGCGGTCATCGCCCACGCCTTCGCCCGCGGCCTGCACCGCGTCGTCGCACAGATGGACGCCCGCAACACCGCCTCAGCCAAACTCGCCCGGCGCGTCGGGCTGACGCAGGAGGCGCACTTCCACTCCAACTGGTGGAATAAGGGGGAGTGGACGGACACCCTCGTCTTCGCCACGGTGACAGGGTGA
- a CDS encoding PLDc N-terminal domain-containing protein encodes MIMTLAAVTAEDGGTTSRWGIVLTLFLTVLALALLAFIIAALVSIIKAGSLTAAGKILWVVVVFAFPLLGSLVWFIWGRSAQLQRLTL; translated from the coding sequence ATGATCATGACCCTCGCCGCAGTCACCGCCGAAGACGGCGGCACGACCAGCAGGTGGGGCATCGTGCTCACCCTCTTCCTGACCGTTCTGGCGCTGGCCCTCCTCGCGTTCATCATCGCGGCGCTGGTGAGCATCATCAAGGCCGGCTCGCTGACCGCCGCCGGAAAGATTCTCTGGGTCGTTGTCGTGTTCGCGTTCCCGCTGCTCGGGTCTCTCGTCTGGTTTATCTGGGGGCGCAGCGCGCAGCTTCAGCGACTTACTTTGTAG